A DNA window from Paenibacillus andongensis contains the following coding sequences:
- the cax gene encoding calcium/proton exchanger yields MKGKMFYIGLIISFVATGIAHYMHLNSTLQFIIACIAIIFVAGFLGKATESVAHYAGERVGGFLNATFGNAAELIIAFFLVRDGLFDVVKASLTGAIIGNLLLVLGLSIFTGGLKFKEQSFNVKLASHNSSLMILGVVALFIPAIFTGGLTTKETSTMSMIVAILLIVAYLLWLLFSMVTHKSVLSDEAIEHGEAAWSKGTSILFLILATVMVAFTSEWLVGTLEEVTHRFGLSELFVGAFLIAIIGNAAEHSAAVMMAMKNKMGAAVEIAIGSSLQIALFVAPVLILISFFVSGTPMNIVFSTYEIAAIGVAVFITKSITQDGSTNWYEGLLLLVVYIILGVVFFLV; encoded by the coding sequence TTGAAAGGAAAAATGTTTTACATCGGGTTAATCATTTCTTTCGTTGCAACGGGTATCGCTCATTACATGCATCTGAATTCAACACTTCAATTCATTATTGCTTGTATAGCGATCATTTTTGTAGCTGGATTTCTAGGTAAAGCGACAGAAAGTGTTGCGCACTATGCAGGTGAGCGAGTAGGCGGCTTTCTCAATGCAACATTCGGTAACGCAGCTGAGTTAATTATTGCATTCTTCTTAGTTAGAGACGGATTGTTCGATGTTGTCAAGGCCAGTCTCACCGGAGCCATAATCGGCAATCTGCTGCTTGTTCTGGGACTGAGTATATTTACAGGTGGATTAAAGTTTAAAGAACAGTCATTTAACGTAAAACTTGCTTCACACAATTCTTCCTTAATGATTCTTGGCGTTGTTGCGCTATTCATTCCAGCCATCTTTACCGGTGGATTGACAACCAAGGAAACGTCAACGATGAGCATGATCGTCGCCATATTACTGATCGTCGCCTACCTGCTTTGGCTCCTATTCTCCATGGTTACACACAAAAGTGTACTTTCTGACGAAGCCATTGAACATGGTGAGGCAGCGTGGTCCAAAGGAACTTCGATTCTATTTCTAATCCTTGCCACAGTCATGGTAGCTTTCACCAGTGAGTGGTTAGTTGGTACCTTAGAAGAAGTTACCCATAGATTTGGATTATCTGAACTGTTTGTAGGCGCATTCCTCATTGCCATTATTGGAAATGCCGCAGAACATAGCGCAGCCGTGATGATGGCTATGAAGAATAAAATGGGCGCAGCCGTCGAAATAGCCATCGGCAGTTCATTACAGATCGCCTTATTCGTAGCTCCTGTGCTTATACTTATCAGTTTCTTCGTAAGTGGAACACCTATGAACATTGTCTTCTCCACTTATGAAATTGCTGCCATCGGAGTCGCCGTCTTTATTACGAAGTCGATAACCCAAGATGGCTCTACCAACTGGTATGAAGGACTTCTGCTGCTCGTGGTCTATATCATTCTAGGCGTCGTATTCTTCCTCGTCTAA
- a CDS encoding YlaN family protein — MSSSDLLLDMNQKALNLLQEDADKIEKLIEVQMENLTTRQCPLYEEVLDTQMYGLSREIDFAIRAGLISEMPGKQILSKLERNLAQLYEALNNKK, encoded by the coding sequence ATGTCTTCATCTGATCTATTGCTGGACATGAATCAAAAAGCGCTTAATCTTCTCCAAGAAGATGCAGATAAAATCGAAAAACTCATCGAAGTACAAATGGAGAACTTGACAACGCGTCAATGTCCACTGTATGAAGAAGTTTTAGATACGCAAATGTACGGACTTTCTAGAGAAATTGATTTTGCCATTCGAGCGGGACTTATTTCCGAAATGCCTGGCAAACAAATTCTCAGCAAGCTTGAACGTAACCTTGCGCAGCTATATGAAGCGTTGAATAACAAAAAGTAA
- a CDS encoding Asp23/Gls24 family envelope stress response protein, translating into MSEDNQTGLIRISDDVVSTIAGLAALETAGIAGMSGGISEGLAKRLSGKNVQRGVSVEVGQVEAAIDLRVIVNYGSRIQDVCRDLQENVREAVENMTGLTVVEVNVKVEGVAFKEEETSDDPHRVK; encoded by the coding sequence ATGTCCGAAGACAATCAAACCGGCTTAATTCGTATTTCTGATGATGTAGTATCAACAATAGCAGGACTTGCAGCTCTAGAGACAGCAGGCATAGCAGGCATGTCAGGCGGTATCTCGGAAGGCTTAGCTAAGCGACTAAGTGGTAAGAATGTGCAGCGCGGCGTTTCTGTTGAGGTTGGGCAAGTGGAAGCTGCCATCGATCTGCGTGTTATCGTCAATTACGGTTCCCGAATTCAGGATGTATGCAGGGATCTCCAAGAAAACGTGAGAGAAGCTGTTGAAAATATGACTGGACTAACCGTGGTGGAAGTCAACGTCAAGGTGGAAGGTGTCGCGTTCAAGGAAGAAGAGACGTCAGACGATCCACATCGTGTAAAATAA
- a CDS encoding HPr family phosphocarrier protein, producing MPSANNAAIVEISQTANKFRSSIVLQYDNKYIDVKSILGLFTTLLSSSNYDLHVHGPDAEEAKVAMAEVFAKHNLGVNVVQE from the coding sequence ATGCCAAGTGCTAATAATGCCGCAATTGTTGAAATTTCACAAACAGCTAATAAATTCAGATCGTCAATCGTTCTCCAATATGATAATAAGTATATCGATGTAAAAAGTATCTTAGGTTTGTTCACTACATTGCTTAGTTCCAGCAACTATGATCTTCATGTTCATGGGCCGGATGCAGAAGAAGCGAAAGTCGCTATGGCTGAAGTGTTCGCAAAGCACAATTTGGGCGTAAACGTTGTTCAAGAATAG
- a CDS encoding TVP38/TMEM64 family protein: MALIFFQTFFPFIPFVVVAGTNVAIFGIKIGFLVNYIMSCLGAIASFYFARYYGHAWVEKKLERFPLVTQFSKRMEKRGFLYVLLGRLIPILPSSAINFGAGLTRMRFTHFLWGTLLGKLPIVFLESMIAHDLFHFQKYKGRLLWLLGIFVVLILVGNGVKKAIAAKTK; the protein is encoded by the coding sequence ATGGCTTTAATTTTTTTTCAAACGTTCTTTCCGTTTATTCCGTTTGTTGTTGTTGCAGGTACGAATGTTGCTATTTTCGGTATTAAAATAGGGTTTCTTGTTAATTACATAATGTCTTGTTTGGGAGCCATTGCCTCTTTTTATTTTGCTCGCTATTATGGACATGCATGGGTAGAGAAAAAGCTCGAGCGATTCCCGTTAGTGACGCAGTTTAGTAAGCGGATGGAAAAGCGTGGATTCCTGTATGTCCTTCTAGGCAGATTGATTCCGATTTTACCTTCTTCGGCGATTAATTTTGGTGCGGGGCTAACTCGAATGCGGTTTACTCATTTTCTATGGGGGACCTTGCTGGGGAAACTGCCAATCGTATTTCTGGAATCGATGATTGCGCATGATTTATTTCATTTCCAGAAATATAAGGGAAGATTACTTTGGTTGCTCGGTATTTTCGTTGTTTTGATTCTAGTGGGGAACGGCGTGAAGAAAGCCATTGCAGCAAAGACGAAGTAA